From a region of the uncultured Draconibacterium sp. genome:
- a CDS encoding alpha-L-fucosidase, with amino-acid sequence MKRAFLVVMLILFVNQLAFSQKKIWDETPEQKVERMKWWTDARFGMFIHWGLYAQAARHEWVKKNERISDEDYQKYFDIFNPDLFDPVEWAKKAKAAGMKYAVITTKHHEGFNMFASGYTDYNVMNTPYGKDIIKQWVDAFRAEGLGVGFYYSLIDWHHPEYTIDRVHPQSVSSQEEYDDLNKNRDMSIYREYLKNQVREILTNYGKIDILWLDYSFPGEFGKGRDDWGSVDLMKMVRELQPGIIVNDRADLKDYWGGWDFTTPEQFKVHKWPEENGVRIPWETCQTFSGSWGYYRDEHTWKDNKQLLVLLIESVSKGGNLLLNVGPTARGTFDERADKALAEMGEWMKYNSRSIYNCTQAPDEFEAPDNTLLTYNPETNRLYVHLLDYPLQNFLMRGYGDKVKYAQFLHDASEIKIGKPYGHWIEQKHADNDINLLLPVNKPNIEIPVIELFLK; translated from the coding sequence ATGAAAAGAGCATTTTTAGTGGTAATGCTGATTCTGTTTGTAAATCAGTTGGCATTCTCGCAAAAGAAAATTTGGGATGAAACCCCGGAGCAAAAAGTCGAGCGAATGAAGTGGTGGACCGATGCACGTTTCGGAATGTTTATTCATTGGGGATTGTATGCACAGGCAGCGCGACATGAATGGGTGAAGAAAAACGAGCGAATTTCAGATGAAGATTACCAGAAATACTTCGATATTTTTAATCCCGATCTTTTTGATCCGGTAGAATGGGCAAAAAAGGCCAAAGCAGCGGGAATGAAATATGCAGTTATTACTACCAAACATCACGAAGGCTTTAACATGTTCGCATCAGGTTACACCGATTATAATGTAATGAATACACCGTATGGAAAAGACATTATAAAACAGTGGGTGGATGCTTTTCGTGCCGAAGGCCTCGGAGTCGGATTTTATTATTCCTTAATCGACTGGCATCATCCGGAATATACAATCGATCGGGTGCATCCGCAAAGCGTATCTTCACAAGAAGAATACGATGACCTGAATAAAAATCGTGATATGAGTATTTATCGTGAATATCTGAAAAATCAGGTTCGCGAAATACTAACCAATTATGGCAAGATCGATATTCTTTGGTTGGATTATTCTTTTCCGGGAGAGTTTGGAAAAGGACGAGACGATTGGGGATCAGTAGATCTGATGAAAATGGTTCGTGAGTTGCAGCCCGGTATTATTGTAAACGATCGTGCCGACCTGAAAGATTACTGGGGCGGTTGGGATTTTACAACACCCGAACAGTTTAAAGTACATAAATGGCCCGAAGAGAATGGTGTACGCATTCCGTGGGAAACCTGCCAGACTTTTTCCGGCTCGTGGGGCTATTATCGCGACGAGCATACATGGAAAGACAATAAACAGTTGCTGGTATTATTAATAGAGTCGGTAAGTAAGGGAGGTAACCTATTATTAAATGTTGGGCCAACGGCAAGGGGTACTTTTGATGAGCGTGCGGATAAAGCGCTGGCCGAAATGGGAGAGTGGATGAAGTATAACAGCAGATCGATATATAATTGCACCCAGGCACCCGACGAATTTGAAGCGCCGGATAACACATTGTTAACATACAATCCGGAAACAAACCGATTGTACGTACACCTGTTGGATTACCCGTTGCAGAATTTTCTGATGCGCGGATATGGAGACAAAGTCAAATATGCCCAGTTTTTGCACGATGCATCCGAGATTAAAATTGGAAAACCATATGGTCATTGGATAGAGCAAAAACATGCGGATAATGATATTAATTTGTTGCTACCCGTGAATAAACCAAATATTGAAATCCCCGTAATTGAACTTTTCTTGAAATAG